One Aegilops tauschii subsp. strangulata cultivar AL8/78 chromosome 2, Aet v6.0, whole genome shotgun sequence genomic window, GCTTTCTGTCACTTTGCCGAGTTCCGACTAAAAGGAACTCGGTAAACAACTGGGTTCTAGGCAAATTTGCCAATTTCAATAGTGTGTGCTTCACGCCGGATATCAAGCGCGCTCGTCGCCCACCGTATCCTGATCTCCCGAAAGAGAGAACTCTGGAAAAAAATTCACACTTTCTTTCCGTTGATGCTCGAAGAAAAAAGATTCTCCCCACTAATTTGAATCGGCTTATTCTCAAAGTTGCAAGCACAAAGAAATGTGATCTCTAAAACTCATCTAATAATCTACTAATAAGGAATTAAGGATAACAAACACATTCTATGTTGTGATGGATCCTAAGGTCATACGTGGCTACTGGCTAAACTCTCTGAAAAATCATGTGAAGCAGGAGTCCAGAGCGGCACGGAAGGACTCCTCGCCGTGGAACACGCCGTCGATCATCTCAGCATACCTGTCCTTCTCGCCGGACAGCAACCGCTCGTCGTCGCCCTCCGCCTTCCTGACCAACCGGAAGTGAGCCTCCATCACGTCCCTCATCGCCGGTAAGCCGCCCTGGACGCGCCCGAGCAGCCGGTGCATCCTGGTCAGGTCCCAGTACCTGCCGTACACCAGCATGGACGCGAGCCCGGAGCTCTCCATGCCGACCAGCCGCGCCACGGCCTTCTCCACCATCTCCCGCAGCACCACCGCCGTCACCTTCTCCTCTGTCGTCGGAGCGCCCAGGCAGCGGGAGACTCGCGCCTTCTCCGCGTCGACCATGGACTCGACTTTGCTTAGATACTCGCCGCAGTCGCACGGCGTGGGGAGCAGCCGGACGAACTCCCGGCCGTAGAACCGGCCGCTCTCGTCGATGAACGGCGTCTCGAGGATTTCTTGGTACACATTGCCGCCCAGCTCCACCAGCATCTTGGTCGCACTGGCCATCAGCTCGTAGAGCGCTGTGTCGACGGCCTCGCCGGCCCGCTCCCGCCGTGCCATCCTGAGCAGGGCGGCTCGTAGCCTCGGCCGCACCTCACTGGCGGAGCGGCGGACCACGCCGTCGCGCCACGCCCGGAGCCCCAGCTCGCGCACGGACGCCTTGCCCCTCTTCAGGACGAACGAACGCTCCATGTACATGACGATGTCGAGGATCATGAGGACGGCACGGCCGTGCTTCTTCCACTCGCCGAGCagctcccgcaggaactcggcgTCCGGCACGGAGGCGGAGCGGTCCAGAGACTCCGCGACCTTCTCAACCCCCGCCGCCATGCTCGTGGCGACCTGGGTGTAGAGCACCTCGCCATGGCCGAGGTTGACCAAGTCGTGAGCGCACCTGCAGGGGATCGGTCAGATCGACATAACAGGCGAGACGATGACCATGAACGATGATGAACCTGTTGAGGGTCTCGAAGTTGAGGCCGGTCGTGTCTCCGGCGTACGCTTGCCGGAACGCGGAGGAGAGCACCAGGCAGGAGTTGACGGCGAGGTCGGGGTCGGCGGCCGCGGCTTGGCATTTGAAGGGCTGGATTCGTGGCAACGGACGGCGTATCGGCGGCGCCGTCTGGACTGTCGCGTGCACGGGGATGGGGAACATCTCGTGGGCTGGGCCGTGGTGTAGAGATTGGGAGAACGGAGGGGGGCTCTCAACCCTTGGTCATGTTATAGGTGAGATGGGCCTCAATAGCCCACTTATATTAGGGTTTCGTCTGCAAGTAACAGAGGATCCTAGGGAGCTCCTAAAAgggagagcaactagttaacgagcctcgcaacgatcagcgtcACTTGATGctctctcagccattcgccacgcGTCGCGCTCTGGGCGCTTCCTCTGGATtttttttccgcacgcgttttcggctttttagaGGTTTTGCTTTtccaccggtcttccttagctttttgATAAAAAAACCGGGAAAAATTTCTTTTGCGCAAAAAAACGatttttctttttgttcttttcttttgcgagaggcactgttttgctttcgcgagagtcacggccgtgcctctcggaaacaaataaaaaacttgttttcagtttttttttcttccgcgagaggcacggttggcagtgcctctcggaaacgaaaaaacgcgttttctgttttttttttcttccgcgagagtcacggttttgcttccacgagaggcacagTTGTGCTTTCCCGAGAGTCAtcgccgt contains:
- the LOC109754933 gene encoding cullin-3A-like, which gives rise to MAAGVEKVAESLDRSASVPDAEFLRELLGEWKKHGRAVLMILDIVMYMERSFVLKRGKASVRELGLRAWRDGVVRRSASEVRPRLRAALLRMARRERAGEAVDTALYELMASATKMLVELGGNVYQEILETPFIDESGRFYGREFVRLLPTPCDCGEYLSKVESMVDAEKARVSRCLGAPTTEEKVTAVVLREMVEKAVARLVGMESSGLASMLVYGRYWDLTRMHRLLGRVQGGLPAMRDVMEAHFRLVRKAEGDDERLLSGEKDRYAEMIDGVFHGEESFRAALDSCFT